A portion of the Candidatus Pristimantibacillus lignocellulolyticus genome contains these proteins:
- a CDS encoding DUF2815 family protein translates to MNNQNRTKVVTSMKIRLSYFHGWEPVSINGGAEKYSVSVLIPKTDKETINAINAAVDAAIEEGIAKFGGKKPNKAAIKLPLRDGDVERDDEAYKGHYFVNANSNTPPQIVDKAVRPILDRNEVYSGCYARVSLNFYAFNSNGNKGVACGLGNIQKVRDGEPLGGRTNAADDFTTVEDDDFLA, encoded by the coding sequence ATGAATAATCAAAATAGAACGAAGGTTGTTACAAGTATGAAAATACGTCTCAGCTACTTTCACGGATGGGAACCGGTATCCATTAATGGCGGAGCGGAAAAGTACAGTGTATCGGTATTGATTCCAAAGACAGACAAGGAAACCATCAATGCAATCAATGCAGCAGTAGATGCAGCTATTGAAGAGGGCATCGCTAAGTTCGGTGGTAAGAAACCAAATAAGGCTGCCATCAAACTGCCACTTAGAGATGGTGATGTAGAACGTGATGATGAGGCTTATAAAGGTCATTATTTTGTAAATGCCAACAGCAATACTCCACCTCAGATTGTAGACAAAGCGGTCAGACCTATCCTGGATCGTAACGAGGTTTACAGCGGTTGCTATGCCAGAGTGTCTCTAAATTTCTATGCTTTCAATTCTAACGGCAATAAGGGTGTGGCTTGCGGACTTGGCAATATACAGAAGGTAAGGGACGGAGAGCCTTTGGGCGGCAGAACCAATGCTGCGGATGATTTCACCACTGTTGAAGATGATGATTTCTTGGCATAA
- a CDS encoding DUF2800 domain-containing protein, whose translation MSDHAVLSASGSHRWLNCLPSARLELEFANKESNAAAEGTAAHNLCEHKLKKALHIRNKRPVSPYNTDEMEEHSDAYVEFVMEQLELAKQSCTDPLVLIEQRLDFSRYVPHGFGTGDCIIIADKKLHIIDFKYGLGVLVDVVDNPQMKLYALGALEIYDSLYDIEEVSMTIFQPRRENVSTWTIPVDELKDWAENELIPKAKKAYDGEGEYLPGEWCTFCRAAVKCRARAEEKLKLAQLEFKLPPLLTDSEIEEVLSKLTDLTRWANEIMAYATDAAVNHGKEWQGFKIVQGRSIRKYKDEGAVAEVAKANGYKDIYRQSLITLTEMQKLMGKTKFEEILGGLIHKPPGKPTLVPLSDKRQAMKLSNVKNEFNEVMEELENE comes from the coding sequence ATGAGTGATCATGCAGTACTTTCTGCATCAGGGTCGCATAGGTGGTTGAACTGCCTTCCATCTGCAAGATTGGAACTGGAGTTCGCAAATAAAGAATCCAATGCAGCGGCAGAAGGCACTGCTGCACACAATCTTTGCGAACATAAACTTAAAAAAGCACTTCATATAAGAAACAAGCGTCCTGTTTCGCCTTATAACACCGACGAGATGGAAGAACACAGCGATGCCTATGTGGAATTTGTAATGGAACAGCTTGAATTGGCGAAGCAAAGCTGTACGGACCCGTTAGTACTTATTGAACAACGTCTTGATTTTTCCCGCTATGTACCACATGGGTTCGGAACAGGTGACTGCATCATCATTGCAGATAAAAAACTCCATATTATTGATTTCAAGTATGGCTTGGGTGTGTTGGTAGATGTGGTGGATAATCCTCAGATGAAATTGTACGCACTTGGAGCTTTGGAAATCTACGATAGCCTGTATGACATCGAGGAGGTTTCCATGACTATATTCCAACCGCGTAGAGAGAATGTCAGCACATGGACAATCCCAGTAGATGAGCTAAAAGACTGGGCAGAAAATGAACTGATACCAAAGGCGAAGAAGGCCTATGATGGCGAAGGTGAATATCTTCCGGGTGAGTGGTGTACTTTTTGCCGAGCGGCTGTTAAATGTCGTGCAAGGGCTGAGGAAAAACTGAAACTAGCACAATTGGAGTTTAAATTGCCGCCCCTACTTACGGACTCAGAAATTGAGGAAGTTCTATCTAAACTAACCGACCTTACGAGGTGGGCAAATGAAATCATGGCCTATGCTACGGATGCTGCAGTCAATCACGGTAAGGAGTGGCAAGGATTTAAGATAGTTCAGGGTCGATCTATTCGCAAATATAAGGATGAAGGTGCTGTGGCTGAAGTAGCCAAGGCAAACGGATATAAGGATATTTACCGTCAGAGTCTCATTACCCTTACAGAAATGCAGAAGCTGATGGGCAAGACAAAATTTGAAGAAATCCTTGGTGGTCTCATACATAAGCCGCCAGGAAAGCCGACGCTGGTTCCACTTTCAGATAAGCGGCAAGCTATGAAACTATCAAACGTAAAAAACGAATTTAATGAAGTTATGGAGGAATTGGAAAATGAATAA
- a CDS encoding sigma-70 family RNA polymerase sigma factor encodes MKITIRYNDKLTNLEVPDEDFTLMIDADYEDRLSTAEDKETVARRLPQEIMDERFNKPEYNNLHKFDRNRGMPKKPFRKDAEAKDDTDHMDYFPDKLDKRAREKKEEYEYCCEIIRSILKPKHSEPFIAVYLDGMSMTDYAKSVGVSKSAISHRLATAKKNLKKVFPNSSTFPSCHG; translated from the coding sequence ATGAAAATTACAATTCGCTATAATGACAAGCTAACAAATTTAGAGGTACCGGACGAGGACTTCACATTAATGATTGATGCAGATTATGAGGACAGGCTATCTACTGCCGAGGATAAAGAAACGGTGGCCCGCCGTTTGCCACAGGAGATTATGGACGAGCGTTTCAACAAACCTGAGTATAACAATTTGCACAAGTTTGATAGAAACAGAGGGATGCCAAAGAAGCCATTTCGTAAGGATGCTGAAGCCAAGGATGATACCGATCATATGGACTATTTTCCTGACAAATTAGATAAAAGGGCTCGTGAGAAAAAAGAAGAGTATGAATATTGCTGTGAGATTATTCGTAGCATTCTTAAGCCAAAACATTCAGAACCCTTTATTGCTGTATATCTTGATGGCATGTCAATGACTGACTATGCAAAAAGTGTAGGTGTAAGTAAAAGTGCTATTTCACATCGCTTGGCTACCGCTAAGAAAAATTTGAAAAAAGTTTTTCCGAATTCCTCAACTTTCCCCTCTTGCCACGGCTAA
- a CDS encoding restriction endonuclease subunit S, whose product MGEEKLTPRIRFSEYNDVWEQRKLGECFRERTENMPDGELISVTINDGIKKFSELGRHDSSNEDKSKYKKVCVGDIAYNSMRMWQGASGYSPYEGIVSPAYTVLSPNEKVDSKCVSYLFKNLDMIHTFQINSQGITSDTWNLKYPALSEIEINLAKDIMEQKEIAAYFSYLDTLITLRQKEYDKLLTVKKAMLEKMFPKKGMNVPEIRFKGFTEHWERRKVGEVTEELEQYTTLQSGFPLLTSSRRGLMMQNEYRDNTSTDNQETLFSIVPMAACTYRHMSDDDIFHFNINEIVENGLVSREYPVFTASKDNNLFAIIQYLNSSPEFRAFCREQKMGGTRTRLYYKSLCRFELLLPTEKEQDQIAAVLKHLDNLITLQQRKLEKLKNIKASCLEKMFV is encoded by the coding sequence ATGGGCGAAGAAAAATTAACACCTAGAATTAGATTTTCTGAATACAATGATGTTTGGGAACAGCGTAAGCTTGGTGAGTGCTTTAGAGAACGCACCGAAAATATGCCAGACGGTGAGCTGATTTCAGTTACAATAAATGATGGTATAAAGAAATTTTCCGAACTTGGTCGCCACGACAGTTCTAATGAAGATAAGTCAAAATACAAAAAAGTATGTGTTGGAGATATAGCTTACAATTCTATGAGGATGTGGCAAGGTGCAAGTGGTTATTCACCTTATGAGGGTATTGTAAGCCCAGCATATACGGTGCTTTCACCAAATGAAAAAGTTGATTCGAAATGTGTTTCATATCTTTTTAAGAACCTGGATATGATCCATACTTTTCAAATTAATTCTCAGGGAATAACCTCTGATACCTGGAATTTGAAATATCCTGCTTTGAGTGAAATAGAAATAAATCTTGCTAAAGATATTATGGAGCAAAAGGAAATAGCCGCATATTTCTCCTACCTCGATACTCTTATCACCCTACGTCAGAAAGAGTATGATAAGTTGCTGACTGTAAAAAAAGCCATGTTGGAAAAAATGTTCCCTAAAAAAGGAATGAATGTCCCTGAAATTCGATTTAAGGGATTTACCGAACATTGGGAACGGCGTAAGGTTGGAGAAGTAACAGAAGAATTGGAGCAATATACCACGCTTCAATCGGGATTTCCGTTGCTTACATCCTCAAGACGTGGGCTGATGATGCAAAATGAATACCGTGATAATACTTCTACGGATAACCAAGAAACGTTATTTAGCATTGTACCAATGGCGGCTTGTACATATCGGCATATGAGTGACGATGATATTTTTCATTTTAATATCAATGAAATTGTTGAAAATGGACTTGTAAGCCGTGAATATCCCGTTTTTACAGCTTCAAAGGATAATAATCTGTTTGCAATCATTCAGTACTTGAATTCTAGCCCAGAATTCAGAGCTTTTTGTAGAGAGCAAAAAATGGGGGGAACTCGGACAAGGTTATATTACAAAAGCCTTTGTAGATTTGAGCTTTTGCTTCCGACGGAAAAAGAACAGGATCAAATCGCTGCCGTTCTCAAGCATCTCGACAATCTTATCACCCTTCAACAGCGTAAGCTTGAAAAGCTAAAAAATATCAAGGCTAGTTGTTTAGAAAAAATGTTTGTGTAA
- a CDS encoding rRNA biogenesis protein rrp5 produces MSKIKLLLDVVSDMRSLADSIQAVAEVMAGNEPVKKEEPTTSTKESEPKKTEKQKKKEITLEEVRAKLAEKSQAGLTAQVREIIEKYGGSKLSEVVPKHYADMLKDAEVLGNE; encoded by the coding sequence ATGAGCAAAATCAAACTACTCCTTGATGTGGTTTCTGATATGCGTTCCTTGGCAGACAGCATACAAGCGGTTGCAGAAGTAATGGCGGGTAATGAACCTGTCAAAAAAGAAGAGCCGACTACATCTACAAAAGAGTCTGAGCCGAAGAAAACGGAAAAGCAAAAGAAGAAGGAAATTACGTTAGAGGAAGTCAGAGCGAAACTCGCTGAAAAGAGTCAAGCTGGCCTTACTGCCCAAGTGAGGGAGATTATTGAAAAATACGGAGGCTCTAAGTTAAGCGAAGTTGTCCCAAAACATTATGCAGATATGCTAAAAGATGCGGAGGTACTTGGCAATGAGTGA
- a CDS encoding HsdR family type I site-specific deoxyribonuclease, with protein MSEIIYTEEKDFEDAVIKALIEYGWEPDIIRYPTEKDLIQNWADILFNNNKQNTRLNDCPLTVGEMDQIINQVKALQSPLRLNEFINGRSISITRDNPEDQLHLGKEVSLKIYDRQEIALGQSRYQIVQQPQFKTKSPILNNRRGDLMLLINGMPVIHLELKRSGIPVSEAYNQIEKYSHEGVFRGIFSMVQIFVAMQPKESVYFANPGEDGVFNKAFYFHWADFNNNPINDWHTFVYRFLSIPMAHTLIGFYTIADTGDGILKVMRSYQYYAAVGIANIVAEKKSHWGDGNQLGGHIWHTTGSGKTLTSFKAAQLIASNHDAEKVVFLVDRKELGIQSLKEYRSFASESESVQATENTTILTSKLKSDDLDNTLIVTSIQKLSNITAEDIGLNEADLKAIQRKRMVIIIDECHRSTFGDMLINIKNTFKNAIIFGFTGTPIQDLNAKKDSTTPTIFGDEIHRYTLGDGIRDKNVLGFDPYLVRIYDDNDLREQIAKEKAKASSQQEAMSDPKKKKMFLKYMDSSQVKMYGELVNGKWISGIEDYIPNEQYQTPEYKMGIITDIKKKWPLYSRDRQFHAIFATSSIPEAVEYYRLMVKEMPELTITAMFDPSIDNEGGGSLDKEDGIVEMLDAYNSKFSQSFTFASYDKFRKDVSLRMSHKKPYERLGKDEQIDILIVVNQMLTGFDSKWVNTLYLDKVMEYENLIQAFSRTNRLYDMAEKPFGIIKYYRRPNTMEKNIEAAVKAYSGDVPSGLFVDKLPNNLRHMNTLFLGIDQLFKNANIESFEKLPEDSATIAKFAKDFKLFVTHLEAALIQGFVWSRKFYPDENQVEDAIEVALDEMTFLTLLARYKELSRGGGGGRGGDVPYEVDIHITEYDTGKIDANYMNSNFDKYVTLIKGDTDPEIVAAALKELHRSFSMLSQEEQRYAERFVHAVENGKAGLVPGKTFRQYIADYMKADEYARINRVVRRLGCSFNLLRELLERKVNSSTLDNYGKFTELKNSVNKTKARKFFKLVLRNEYVELRLALYSEKYLRSFLLSGGQDPFLYVNDEDMYTQPKVKETKSDVQNIGVALTENDYVGKRTVSTVKSEMLTNWYSESKAVESIVKTDCFAFVENKVCLASYQYIQRTDDGHLELTEYAKAHEEECFLQFIVDENDGKLHYVKLPAAKADVAFNYYDEISEELLNQYGLVNEMSKEMLKAIGESEFGDALTKLMGKHICNYSGRLLKSITGLDIRTISNMKKGENLTKLNVISACLGIHIPFRVSDRMLQLADLGLSMTSPGKIGTDNETYDMLLHLKWATDYGDVYDELKEQSLDYLIHQPPL; from the coding sequence ATGTCTGAAATTATATATACAGAAGAAAAAGACTTTGAAGACGCCGTCATTAAAGCCCTGATTGAATATGGTTGGGAACCGGATATTATACGATATCCTACCGAAAAAGATTTGATTCAAAACTGGGCAGATATTCTTTTCAATAATAACAAGCAGAATACACGTTTAAATGATTGTCCTCTGACTGTAGGTGAAATGGATCAGATTATAAACCAGGTAAAGGCTTTGCAGTCACCTCTTCGCCTGAATGAATTTATCAACGGTAGAAGTATTTCGATCACTCGCGATAACCCCGAAGATCAACTTCATCTTGGTAAAGAAGTTAGTTTGAAAATTTATGACCGCCAAGAAATTGCCTTAGGTCAAAGCCGTTATCAAATTGTGCAGCAGCCACAATTCAAGACTAAGTCTCCCATTCTTAACAATAGACGCGGGGATCTTATGTTGCTTATCAACGGTATGCCAGTAATCCACCTAGAGCTAAAGCGTAGTGGTATCCCGGTCAGCGAAGCATATAACCAGATAGAGAAATATTCTCATGAAGGCGTATTCCGTGGAATCTTCTCTATGGTTCAGATTTTTGTGGCAATGCAGCCAAAGGAATCAGTTTATTTTGCCAATCCAGGTGAAGATGGTGTTTTTAATAAGGCATTCTACTTCCATTGGGCTGACTTTAATAATAACCCCATCAATGATTGGCATACTTTCGTATATAGGTTTTTGTCTATACCCATGGCACATACGTTAATTGGTTTCTATACTATCGCAGATACCGGTGATGGAATTCTTAAGGTAATGCGTAGCTATCAGTATTATGCTGCTGTTGGCATTGCTAACATTGTTGCGGAGAAGAAAAGCCACTGGGGTGATGGTAATCAGCTGGGAGGCCACATTTGGCATACAACGGGCAGTGGTAAAACACTGACCAGTTTTAAGGCGGCTCAGTTGATCGCCAGCAACCATGATGCTGAGAAGGTGGTATTCTTGGTTGACCGTAAAGAGCTAGGTATTCAATCCTTAAAAGAGTACCGTTCTTTCGCATCTGAAAGTGAGTCAGTACAGGCAACTGAAAACACCACAATTCTGACTTCTAAATTAAAAAGTGATGATCTTGATAATACACTAATTGTTACCTCTATTCAAAAACTTAGCAATATTACTGCAGAGGATATTGGTCTAAATGAAGCAGATCTCAAAGCTATACAGAGAAAACGTATGGTGATCATTATTGACGAATGCCATCGTTCTACATTTGGAGATATGCTAATTAATATCAAGAATACTTTTAAGAACGCTATTATTTTTGGTTTCACCGGAACACCAATTCAGGATTTAAATGCCAAGAAAGACAGCACCACACCTACTATTTTTGGCGATGAAATCCATAGATATACATTAGGAGATGGAATTAGAGATAAGAATGTGCTTGGCTTTGATCCATACCTTGTTCGTATCTATGATGACAATGATTTGAGGGAACAAATTGCAAAGGAAAAAGCAAAAGCATCTTCTCAGCAGGAAGCCATGAGCGACCCAAAAAAGAAGAAAATGTTTCTCAAATATATGGATTCATCACAGGTGAAAATGTACGGAGAGCTTGTTAATGGTAAATGGATTAGTGGTATAGAGGATTACATTCCAAACGAGCAGTATCAAACACCTGAATATAAGATGGGAATTATTACTGATATTAAAAAGAAATGGCCCCTTTACAGCCGAGACAGACAATTTCATGCTATTTTTGCAACCAGCAGTATTCCAGAAGCAGTAGAGTACTATCGTCTGATGGTAAAGGAAATGCCGGAACTAACGATTACGGCTATGTTCGATCCGTCTATTGATAACGAGGGTGGGGGCTCTCTTGATAAGGAAGACGGCATTGTAGAAATGTTGGATGCCTATAACAGTAAGTTCTCTCAATCTTTCACCTTTGCTTCTTACGATAAATTTCGTAAAGATGTTAGTTTGCGCATGTCACATAAAAAGCCTTATGAACGCTTGGGCAAAGATGAGCAAATTGACATTTTGATTGTTGTAAATCAAATGCTAACTGGATTTGATTCTAAGTGGGTTAATACGTTATACCTAGATAAAGTTATGGAATACGAAAATCTTATCCAGGCATTTTCTAGAACCAACCGTCTCTATGATATGGCAGAGAAACCTTTCGGAATTATAAAATACTACCGCCGTCCTAACACTATGGAGAAAAATATTGAAGCAGCGGTTAAAGCTTATTCAGGAGATGTTCCTTCTGGACTTTTTGTAGACAAGCTCCCAAACAACCTCAGACATATGAATACTCTGTTTTTGGGTATTGATCAGCTCTTCAAAAATGCTAATATTGAGAGCTTTGAAAAGTTACCAGAGGATTCAGCTACAATAGCAAAATTTGCTAAAGACTTCAAATTGTTTGTAACGCATTTGGAGGCTGCATTGATTCAGGGATTTGTATGGTCTAGAAAATTTTATCCAGACGAGAATCAGGTTGAGGATGCTATTGAAGTAGCACTTGATGAGATGACATTTTTGACCCTCCTTGCCCGATACAAAGAACTTTCTAGAGGCGGTGGCGGAGGCCGAGGCGGAGATGTTCCATACGAGGTGGATATTCATATCACTGAATATGATACTGGGAAAATTGACGCTAACTATATGAATTCCAATTTCGATAAGTATGTCACATTGATAAAGGGCGATACCGATCCCGAAATTGTGGCTGCGGCATTAAAAGAACTACATAGATCATTTTCCATGTTGTCCCAAGAGGAACAACGCTACGCTGAACGATTTGTACATGCTGTAGAGAATGGAAAAGCAGGTTTAGTTCCTGGAAAAACCTTCAGGCAGTATATTGCAGATTACATGAAGGCAGATGAATATGCCAGAATTAATCGTGTAGTTAGGCGACTTGGTTGTAGCTTTAATCTTCTTCGTGAACTGTTGGAGAGAAAAGTTAATAGTAGCACCCTTGATAATTATGGTAAATTTACGGAACTTAAAAATTCGGTGAATAAAACTAAAGCCAGAAAGTTTTTTAAGCTTGTTCTCCGAAATGAGTATGTTGAACTTAGGTTAGCATTATATAGTGAGAAATATCTTCGTTCTTTCTTGTTAAGTGGAGGTCAAGATCCATTTCTATATGTGAATGACGAAGATATGTATACGCAGCCAAAGGTTAAAGAGACAAAATCAGATGTACAAAATATTGGTGTCGCTCTTACAGAAAATGATTATGTTGGAAAAAGGACAGTTTCGACAGTAAAAAGTGAAATGCTAACCAACTGGTATTCTGAAAGTAAAGCAGTAGAAAGCATAGTAAAAACTGATTGCTTTGCCTTTGTGGAAAATAAGGTTTGTCTGGCATCTTATCAATATATTCAACGAACTGACGATGGTCACCTTGAATTAACAGAATATGCAAAAGCCCATGAGGAAGAATGTTTCCTTCAATTCATTGTGGATGAAAATGACGGGAAATTGCACTATGTGAAACTTCCCGCAGCGAAAGCAGATGTGGCATTCAATTATTATGATGAGATAAGTGAAGAATTACTTAATCAATATGGACTAGTAAATGAAATGTCTAAAGAAATGCTGAAAGCTATCGGGGAATCAGAGTTTGGAGATGCATTGACAAAGCTTATGGGTAAACATATTTGCAATTACTCGGGTAGATTGTTGAAAAGTATAACCGGCTTGGACATCAGAACCATCAGTAATATGAAAAAAGGCGAAAACCTTACCAAGCTAAATGTTATTTCTGCTTGTCTCGGAATTCATATTCCATTTAGGGTAAGTGATCGAATGCTGCAATTAGCAGATCTAGGTTTAAGTATGACTTCGCCTGGTAAAATAGGTACGGATAATGAAACTTATGATATGTTGTTACATCTTAAATGGGCTACTGATTATGGGGACGTGTATGATGAACTTAAAGAACAAAGTTTAGACTATCTTATTCATCAGCCGCCGTTATAA
- a CDS encoding type I restriction-modification system subunit M — protein MNKQQLASTIWQSANQMRSKIEANEYKDYILGFMFYKYLSEREIQFLKDEGYKDVDIKKVSEEDVQLAKHIRQNIGYFISYNNLFSAWLEMGDDFNIANVRDALNAFDLNIEETYKKIFENIFKTLQSGLSKLGDTAQKQTKSVKSLLKLIRRIPMDGKQDYDILGFIYEYLISMFAANAGKKAGEFYTPHEVSILMSEIIAENLKNKEHIRIYDPTSGSGSLLINIGTSISRFISGENKVDYYAQELKENTYNLTRMNLVMRGINPSNINVRNGDTLEDDWPFFENDQNRDQTYRLVKVDAVVSNPPYSQKWDPKDKEYDPRYKEFGVAPKAKADYAFLLHELYHLEDDGIMTIVLPHGVLFRGGEEGKIRETLIERNHIEAIIGLPGNIFFGTSIPTIVMVLKRTRKDSDVLIIDASKGFEKAGKNNKLRACDIKKIADAVRLRKPIEKYAALVTKKKIRENEYNLNIPRYVDSSDEPETWDIRATMFGGIPMHEATLLKEYWDTFPGLFDALFKEMSEGYLMIPHEDIQAVTLEVPSIEEYRQAFAASFDGFYKSLHDSLIEDILDVNARGKKDEVRQEIFNRISKVKLLDKYKAYQILSDNWDVITVDLEMIQSEGFEAIFHVDPNMVIKKKSDDDDEVPEVQEGWKGRILPFELVQKEIHTDELNEIIVLENRLREIASIYTEVLESLEDDELEGSIVTEEKDSFVAKEVKTFVAEALKDVDSPEIAALQKYLLISKKKDKLDYIAANDAVAWDEMNTNKDGTYGKPAINSRISQLQMEYDFPEDSFDAKMKQVLMLMEEETQSKRELRIKKDELHLKTKETIEHMDEDTALRLLNLKWIEPLVSGIFQLPEDMINQMISKIITLQNKYATTFADIEKGIIDISESLHKMLGDLSGSAPDMEGLAEFRKSLEV, from the coding sequence ATGAATAAACAACAATTGGCTTCTACGATTTGGCAATCAGCAAATCAGATGCGTTCAAAGATAGAAGCAAACGAATACAAGGATTACATCCTCGGTTTTATGTTTTATAAGTACCTTTCAGAACGTGAAATACAGTTTTTGAAGGACGAAGGATATAAAGATGTAGATATAAAAAAAGTCAGTGAGGAAGATGTTCAACTGGCAAAGCACATTCGCCAGAATATCGGATATTTTATCTCATATAACAATCTGTTCTCTGCATGGCTTGAGATGGGCGATGATTTTAATATCGCCAATGTTCGTGATGCTCTAAATGCATTTGACTTAAACATAGAGGAGACCTATAAGAAGATTTTTGAGAACATCTTTAAGACCCTGCAGTCTGGTCTTTCTAAATTGGGTGATACAGCTCAAAAGCAGACTAAGTCAGTAAAGAGCTTGTTAAAGCTAATTAGACGGATTCCTATGGATGGCAAGCAGGATTATGATATTCTAGGATTTATTTATGAATATCTAATCAGCATGTTTGCAGCCAATGCAGGAAAAAAGGCTGGAGAATTCTACACCCCGCATGAGGTGTCAATTCTGATGTCTGAAATTATAGCTGAAAATTTAAAGAACAAAGAGCACATTAGAATTTATGATCCAACATCTGGTTCTGGATCTCTACTCATCAATATAGGTACATCAATTAGTCGATTTATCTCTGGTGAGAATAAGGTCGATTACTATGCACAGGAGTTGAAGGAAAACACATATAACCTTACTCGTATGAATTTGGTTATGCGTGGTATCAACCCCTCAAACATTAATGTACGAAATGGCGATACCTTAGAGGATGATTGGCCTTTCTTTGAAAATGACCAAAATAGAGATCAGACTTATCGGCTAGTCAAGGTGGATGCTGTAGTTTCTAATCCACCGTACTCTCAAAAATGGGACCCAAAAGATAAAGAATATGACCCTCGTTATAAAGAGTTTGGCGTAGCTCCAAAAGCAAAAGCAGACTATGCATTTTTGCTGCATGAGCTATATCACTTAGAAGATGACGGTATTATGACCATCGTTTTACCACATGGTGTATTATTCCGTGGTGGTGAAGAAGGTAAAATCAGAGAAACGCTTATCGAAAGAAATCACATTGAGGCCATCATCGGTTTGCCTGGAAACATATTCTTTGGAACATCTATTCCTACGATTGTTATGGTGTTGAAAAGAACACGTAAGGATTCTGATGTGTTGATTATTGACGCTTCAAAAGGATTTGAAAAAGCAGGAAAAAATAACAAACTTCGTGCCTGTGATATTAAAAAGATTGCAGATGCTGTGAGACTTAGAAAGCCTATTGAAAAATATGCAGCTCTTGTGACCAAAAAGAAGATTCGTGAAAATGAATATAACCTAAATATTCCTAGATATGTGGATTCTTCTGATGAACCAGAAACTTGGGATATTCGGGCAACTATGTTTGGGGGCATTCCGATGCACGAAGCCACATTACTTAAGGAGTATTGGGATACATTCCCTGGTCTTTTTGATGCGCTATTCAAAGAGATGTCTGAAGGTTATTTAATGATTCCACACGAGGACATCCAAGCTGTCACACTAGAGGTTCCTTCCATCGAAGAATACAGACAGGCTTTTGCTGCGAGTTTTGATGGTTTTTATAAATCCTTGCATGATTCTCTCATCGAAGATATTTTAGATGTAAATGCGCGAGGCAAAAAGGATGAAGTGCGTCAAGAGATTTTTAATCGCATTTCAAAGGTCAAACTCTTGGATAAATATAAAGCCTACCAAATCTTATCGGATAATTGGGACGTTATTACGGTTGATTTGGAAATGATTCAGAGTGAAGGGTTTGAAGCAATTTTCCACGTTGACCCCAATATGGTTATTAAAAAGAAATCAGATGACGATGACGAAGTGCCAGAAGTACAGGAAGGCTGGAAAGGTCGTATTCTTCCTTTTGAATTGGTGCAGAAAGAAATACATACAGATGAACTGAATGAGATTATCGTTCTTGAAAATCGATTGCGTGAAATTGCTTCTATTTATACTGAAGTTTTAGAGTCATTGGAAGATGACGAACTGGAAGGAAGCATAGTGACTGAAGAAAAGGATTCTTTTGTTGCGAAGGAAGTCAAAACTTTTGTAGCAGAGGCATTAAAGGATGTAGATAGTCCGGAAATTGCAGCTCTTCAAAAATATCTATTGATTTCCAAAAAGAAGGATAAGTTGGATTATATAGCTGCAAATGATGCAGTTGCGTGGGATGAGATGAATACAAATAAAGATGGCACTTATGGCAAACCCGCTATTAACAGTCGCATTTCGCAATTGCAGATGGAGTACGATTTCCCTGAAGACTCTTTTGATGCAAAGATGAAGCAAGTGCTTATGTTGATGGAAGAAGAAACACAGAGCAAGCGTGAACTTCGAATCAAAAAGGATGAACTCCATCTAAAAACAAAAGAGACCATTGAACATATGGATGAAGATACTGCATTGAGACTTTTGAATTTAAAATGGATTGAACCGCTTGTAAGTGGAATATTCCAGTTGCCAGAAGACATGATTAATCAGATGATTTCAAAAATCATCACATTGCAGAATAAGTACGCCACTACATTTGCTGATATTGAAAAAGGCATAATTGATATTAGCGAATCCTTGCATAAGATGCTTGGTGATCTTAGTGGAAGTGCACCTGATATGGAAGGTTTAGCGGAATTTAGAAAGAGTTTGGAGGTTTAA